Proteins encoded within one genomic window of Amorphoplanes friuliensis DSM 7358:
- the selB gene encoding selenocysteine-specific translation elongation factor, with product MHVLATAGHVDHGKSTLVRALTGMEPDRWAEERRRGMTIDLGFAWTGLPSGATVAFVDVPGHERFVPTMLAGIGPVPAAMIVVAADEGWRAQSAEHLAALEAAGVRHGLLVVTRSDLADPGPATAQARAEIGATPLGDVEAVAVSGVTGAGLDDLRAALDRLVDRLPEPDTGATVRLWIDRSFTIKGAGTVVTGTLGAGTLRPGDELELTGATRPVPVRVRGLQSLGAATDEVRAVARVAVNLRGVGKDDAGRGSALLTPGRFRFTDLVDVRVHGDPVADLPASVTLHVGSAAVPARVRPLGTDTARLRLGTVLPLRIGDRALIRDPGRHHIAGGVTVLDVVPPGLSRRGAAAARATELATMHGVPDAADELRRRLLVPRDDLLRMGVDDPGAAVAGRWLADPGHWRALGERLSEELAAYAAENPLEPGAPVEALRHRLGLPDRALVEALVRPPLVSRGGRISSGAMGVPEDLVLAVDRAFEGLADRPFTAPEANRLTELGLGGRQLGAAVRAGLVVQLGGTVILRAGAPRQAARVLAGLPDPFTVSEARQALGTSRRVAVPLLELLDSTGVTRQMPGDRRIVAAAPGD from the coding sequence ATGCACGTGCTGGCCACCGCCGGGCACGTCGACCACGGCAAGTCGACCCTGGTCCGGGCCCTGACCGGCATGGAACCGGACCGGTGGGCCGAGGAACGCCGCCGCGGCATGACCATCGACCTCGGCTTCGCGTGGACCGGCCTGCCGTCCGGCGCGACCGTCGCGTTCGTCGACGTCCCCGGTCACGAGCGCTTCGTGCCGACCATGCTCGCCGGGATCGGCCCGGTGCCCGCCGCGATGATCGTCGTCGCGGCCGACGAGGGCTGGCGGGCCCAGTCCGCCGAGCACCTCGCCGCGCTGGAGGCCGCCGGCGTGCGGCACGGGCTCCTGGTGGTCACCCGCAGCGACCTCGCCGACCCGGGACCGGCGACCGCGCAGGCCCGGGCCGAGATCGGCGCCACCCCGCTCGGCGACGTCGAGGCGGTCGCGGTCAGCGGCGTCACCGGCGCCGGGCTCGACGACCTGCGCGCCGCCCTGGACCGGCTGGTCGACCGGCTGCCCGAGCCCGACACCGGTGCCACGGTGCGGCTGTGGATCGACCGCTCCTTCACGATCAAGGGTGCCGGGACGGTGGTCACCGGCACGCTCGGCGCCGGCACCCTGCGACCCGGTGACGAGCTCGAACTGACCGGTGCCACCCGGCCCGTGCCGGTGCGCGTCCGAGGGCTGCAGAGCTTGGGCGCCGCCACCGACGAGGTCCGCGCGGTCGCCCGGGTCGCCGTCAACCTGCGCGGGGTCGGCAAGGACGATGCCGGCCGGGGCAGCGCGCTGCTGACCCCCGGCCGGTTCCGTTTCACCGACCTCGTCGACGTGCGCGTCCACGGAGACCCGGTGGCCGACCTCCCCGCCTCGGTCACCCTGCACGTCGGGTCGGCCGCCGTTCCCGCCCGGGTACGCCCGCTCGGCACGGACACCGCCCGTCTGCGGCTCGGCACAGTCCTGCCCCTGCGCATCGGCGACCGCGCCCTGATCCGCGACCCGGGCCGCCACCACATCGCCGGTGGGGTCACGGTCCTCGACGTCGTACCGCCGGGGCTCAGCCGCCGGGGTGCCGCCGCGGCCCGGGCCACCGAACTGGCCACGATGCACGGCGTGCCCGACGCGGCGGACGAGTTGCGCCGGCGCCTGCTCGTGCCGCGCGACGACCTGCTCCGGATGGGCGTCGACGACCCGGGTGCCGCCGTCGCGGGCCGCTGGCTGGCCGACCCCGGCCACTGGCGAGCGCTGGGTGAGCGGCTGAGTGAGGAACTGGCCGCGTACGCCGCCGAAAATCCGCTGGAGCCGGGCGCACCCGTCGAGGCGCTGCGGCACCGGCTCGGTCTGCCGGACCGGGCGCTGGTCGAGGCGCTCGTCCGTCCACCGCTGGTCAGCCGGGGCGGCCGGATCTCGTCCGGCGCCATGGGCGTACCGGAGGATCTGGTCCTGGCCGTCGACCGTGCTTTTGAAGGGCTGGCCGACCGGCCGTTCACGGCGCCGGAGGCGAACCGGCTCACCGAGCTGGGGCTGGGCGGCCGGCAGCTCGGCGCCGCCGTCCGGGCCGGGCTGGTGGTCCAGCTGGGCGGCACCGTGATCCTGCGTGCCGGGGCGCCGCGTCAGGCCGCCCGGGTCCTCGCCGGGCTGCCCGACCCGTTCACCGTGAGCGAGGCCCGGCAGGCGCTGGGCACGAGCCGGCGGGTCGCCGTGCCGCTGCTGGAACTGCTCGACAGCACCGGTGTCACCCGGCAGATGCCCGGCGACCGGCGGATCGTCGCCGCGGCACCGGGCGACTGA
- the selA gene encoding L-seryl-tRNA(Sec) selenium transferase produces MADATVDRRRLVPRTDVVLDDPRLAGALTRLGRPAVKAVVTAVQQRARAGELDPAGVVDAVVDALPGTAGGLRAVLNATGVVLHTNLGRAALSPAALDAIAAAGAHTDVELDLATGRRARRGRTALAALAAAVPAAGAVHVVNNGAAALVLAATALSAGREIVVSRGELVEIGDGFRLPDLLESTGARLREVGTTNRTSRADYLAAVGPDTGFILKVHPSNFVVRGFTRSVGVAELTGLGTPVVADIGSGLLAPDPLLPDEPDAATTLRAGADLVIASGDKLLGGPQCGLLLGAADLIEQLRRHPLARALRVDKLTLAALQATLTGPETPTWQALRYDPAALRVRTEKVAAALGAEVVPSVAVVGGGGAPELELPSWAISAPADRAEPLRRGSTPVVGRVERGRLLLDLRCISVDDDAALIAAVRSAGDR; encoded by the coding sequence GTGGCGGACGCCACGGTCGACCGGCGCAGGCTGGTGCCGCGTACCGATGTGGTCCTGGACGACCCCCGGCTGGCCGGCGCTCTGACGCGGCTCGGCCGCCCGGCGGTCAAGGCCGTCGTCACCGCCGTCCAGCAGCGTGCGCGGGCCGGTGAGCTCGACCCGGCCGGGGTGGTCGACGCCGTGGTGGACGCGCTTCCCGGCACCGCGGGTGGCCTGCGGGCCGTCCTCAACGCGACCGGCGTGGTGCTGCACACCAACCTGGGCCGGGCCGCGCTGTCACCGGCCGCCCTGGACGCCATCGCCGCGGCCGGCGCGCACACCGACGTCGAGCTGGATCTCGCGACGGGCCGGCGCGCCCGGCGTGGCCGCACCGCTCTCGCCGCTCTGGCCGCCGCCGTTCCCGCTGCGGGCGCCGTGCACGTGGTCAACAACGGCGCCGCCGCCCTGGTCCTCGCCGCGACCGCGCTGAGCGCCGGACGGGAGATCGTCGTCAGCCGTGGTGAGCTCGTCGAGATCGGCGACGGTTTCCGGCTGCCCGACCTGCTCGAGTCCACCGGTGCCCGGCTCCGCGAGGTCGGCACCACCAACCGCACGTCCCGCGCCGACTACCTCGCCGCCGTCGGGCCGGACACCGGTTTCATCCTCAAGGTCCACCCGTCGAACTTCGTCGTCCGCGGCTTCACCCGTTCCGTCGGCGTCGCCGAGCTGACCGGGCTCGGCACCCCCGTCGTCGCCGACATCGGTTCGGGTCTGCTCGCCCCCGACCCGCTGCTGCCCGACGAGCCGGACGCGGCCACCACCCTGCGGGCCGGCGCCGATCTGGTCATCGCCAGCGGGGACAAGCTGCTCGGCGGTCCCCAGTGCGGCCTGCTGCTCGGCGCGGCGGACCTGATCGAGCAGCTCCGGCGGCATCCGCTCGCCCGTGCGCTGCGGGTGGACAAGCTGACCCTCGCCGCGCTGCAGGCCACGCTCACCGGTCCCGAGACACCCACCTGGCAGGCCCTCCGGTACGACCCGGCGGCGCTGCGCGTGCGTACCGAGAAGGTCGCCGCCGCGCTCGGCGCCGAGGTCGTGCCGTCCGTGGCGGTGGTCGGCGGTGGTGGCGCGCCGGAGCTCGAACTTCCGTCCTGGGCGATCTCGGCGCCCGCGGACCGGGCCGAGCCGCTGCGCCGCGGCAGCACCCCGGTCGTCGGCCGTGTCGAGCGCGGCCGGCTGCTGCTCGACCTGCGCTGCATCAGCGTGGATGATGACGCCGCGCTGATCGCCGCCGTCCGCTCGGCCGGAGACCGCTGA
- the selD gene encoding selenide, water dikinase SelD codes for MTSIQEKRLTAYAHGGGCACKIPPGELEQVVSGLMGESAPRGPGELLVGLDDGDDAAVVRIAAGVAVVATADFFTPVVDDAFDWGRIAVANALSDVYAMGGAPVVGVNLLAWPRDLLPMELAAEVLRGGLAVAREAGCHVAGGHSVDDPEPKYGMAVTGVADPDRLMRNDAGRPGVPLTLTKPLGIGVLNSRHKTTGEVFPQAVAAMTELNRAASEAALAAGAVCATDVTGFGLLGHLHKLARASKVTAVVDAAAVPFLDGARDALRDGFVSGGTRRNLDWVRPHLDGGAVSEDELLLLADAQTSGGLLVAGEVPGHPVVGELVPARQDGVTLVIR; via the coding sequence GTGACGAGCATCCAGGAGAAGCGGCTGACCGCGTACGCCCACGGTGGAGGCTGCGCCTGCAAGATCCCGCCGGGCGAGCTCGAGCAGGTCGTGTCGGGCCTGATGGGCGAGTCGGCGCCGCGGGGCCCGGGTGAGCTGCTGGTCGGGCTCGACGACGGCGACGACGCGGCGGTGGTCCGGATCGCCGCCGGTGTGGCCGTCGTGGCGACCGCCGACTTCTTCACGCCGGTCGTCGACGACGCCTTCGACTGGGGGCGGATCGCCGTCGCCAACGCCCTGTCCGACGTGTACGCCATGGGCGGCGCACCCGTCGTCGGAGTGAACCTGCTGGCCTGGCCCCGCGACCTGCTCCCGATGGAACTGGCCGCCGAGGTGCTGCGCGGCGGGCTGGCCGTGGCCCGTGAGGCCGGTTGTCACGTCGCCGGCGGGCACAGCGTCGACGACCCGGAGCCGAAGTACGGCATGGCGGTCACCGGGGTGGCCGACCCGGACCGGCTGATGCGCAACGACGCCGGGCGGCCGGGTGTGCCCCTGACGCTGACCAAGCCGCTCGGGATCGGTGTGCTCAACAGCCGGCACAAGACCACCGGCGAGGTGTTCCCGCAGGCGGTGGCGGCGATGACCGAGCTCAACCGGGCCGCCTCCGAGGCCGCCCTGGCCGCCGGTGCGGTCTGCGCGACCGACGTGACCGGCTTCGGGCTGCTGGGTCACCTGCACAAGCTGGCGCGGGCGAGCAAGGTGACCGCCGTTGTCGATGCCGCCGCGGTGCCGTTCCTGGACGGCGCCCGGGATGCCCTGCGGGACGGTTTTGTCAGCGGCGGCACCCGTCGCAACCTCGACTGGGTCCGGCCGCACCTCGACGGCGGTGCTGTCTCCGAGGACGAGTTGCTGCTGCTCGCGGACGCACAGACCTCGGGTGGTCTGCTGGTCGCCGGTGAGGTGCCGGGGCATCCGGTCGTCGGCGAGCTCGTCCCCGCCCGCCAGGACGGTGTCACGCTGGTGATCCGCTGA
- the nrfD gene encoding NrfD/PsrC family molybdoenzyme membrane anchor subunit, translated as MRPREEAERPRDESLSPPPAGRPGSGLARDEAPGGPVRDRRDRRGRGRRGADRPMVPPADFRSYYGRPIVKAAVWRHDIPAYLFTGGLAAGSALLAAGGDATGRPALRRAGRFAALGAVAASGYFLINDLGRPMRFLHMLRVAKPTSPMSMGTWVFSAFSAAAGVAAAAEVVPPLAPFGTVGQYGAALTAPALATYTAVLLADTATPSWHAAYPELPFVFAGSALASGAGIGLIAAPADQAGPARRMAALGAALELYGAHRVETTKGLLSEPYQQGKAGRYLRAARTLTALGAAGAVLGRRSRVASALAGVSLLTGSLLTRFGIFEGGQASARDPKYTVVPQRERLAERAAADGGAKTAE; from the coding sequence ATGAGGCCCCGCGAGGAGGCCGAGCGTCCCCGTGACGAGTCGCTGAGCCCGCCACCCGCGGGCCGGCCCGGCAGCGGCCTGGCCCGCGACGAGGCCCCGGGTGGCCCGGTCCGCGATCGCCGGGACCGCAGGGGGCGCGGGCGCCGCGGGGCGGACCGGCCGATGGTGCCGCCGGCCGATTTCCGGTCCTACTACGGGCGGCCGATCGTCAAGGCGGCGGTTTGGCGGCACGACATCCCCGCGTACCTGTTCACCGGTGGTCTGGCCGCCGGATCGGCGCTGCTCGCGGCGGGTGGAGACGCCACCGGCCGGCCGGCTCTGCGCCGGGCCGGCCGGTTCGCGGCGCTCGGAGCCGTCGCCGCCAGTGGCTACTTCCTCATCAACGATCTCGGGCGGCCGATGCGGTTCCTGCACATGCTGCGGGTGGCCAAGCCGACCTCGCCGATGTCGATGGGCACCTGGGTGTTCAGCGCCTTCAGCGCGGCCGCCGGAGTCGCCGCGGCGGCCGAGGTCGTCCCACCGCTGGCCCCTTTCGGCACTGTGGGGCAGTACGGCGCGGCACTCACCGCCCCGGCCCTGGCCACCTACACGGCGGTGCTGCTGGCCGACACGGCCACACCGAGCTGGCATGCGGCGTACCCGGAGCTGCCCTTTGTCTTCGCCGGCAGTGCCCTGGCCAGCGGTGCGGGGATCGGACTGATCGCGGCACCGGCCGATCAGGCCGGGCCGGCCCGCAGGATGGCGGCCCTCGGCGCCGCGCTGGAGCTCTACGGCGCCCACCGCGTCGAGACCACCAAGGGACTCCTGAGCGAGCCCTACCAGCAGGGCAAGGCCGGGCGCTACCTGCGGGCGGCGCGGACGCTGACGGCGCTCGGGGCCGCCGGTGCGGTGCTCGGCCGGCGCAGCCGCGTCGCCTCCGCGCTCGCCGGGGTCTCCCTGCTCACCGGTTCGCTGCTCACGCGGTTCGGGATCTTCGAGGGAGGGCAGGCCTCGGCCCGCGACCCGAAGTACACCGTCGTCCCGCAGCGCGAACGTCTCGCCGAGCGAGCAGCCGCGGACGGCGGCGCCAAAACGGCCGAGTAG
- a CDS encoding 4Fe-4S dicluster domain-containing protein: protein MAGPNSLYGPVDPAPDAGYVDAPPRMGFFTDTSVCIGCKACEVACKEWNAIPDDGFNLLGTSYDNTGGLTANSWRHVAFVEQPGGAPDVFAGLPVGPPASPQSAVVAASTGQDTGTEPGVRPAVDALAAAGTTGTQFLGMPLSDLPGRTLDAPRSDFRWLMMSNVCKHCTHAACLDVCPTGSLFRTEFGTVVVQEDICNGCGYCIPACPYGVIDQRKDDGRAWKCTMCYDRIGDGLTPACAKACPTESIQYGELDELRARAAHRVEKLHEQGESSARLYGHDPEDGVGGDGAFFLLLDEPEVYGLPPDPVVTTRDLPAMWKRAGLAALTMAAAAVVSFAGRRG, encoded by the coding sequence ATGGCCGGACCGAACAGCCTGTACGGCCCGGTGGACCCGGCCCCGGACGCCGGATATGTCGACGCCCCGCCGCGGATGGGCTTCTTCACCGACACCAGCGTCTGCATCGGTTGCAAGGCGTGCGAGGTGGCGTGCAAGGAGTGGAACGCCATCCCCGACGACGGGTTCAACCTGCTCGGCACCTCGTACGACAACACCGGCGGACTGACGGCCAACTCGTGGCGGCACGTCGCGTTCGTCGAGCAGCCGGGCGGTGCGCCCGACGTCTTCGCCGGGCTGCCGGTCGGGCCGCCCGCGAGCCCGCAGAGCGCTGTCGTCGCGGCGTCCACCGGTCAGGACACGGGCACCGAACCCGGCGTCCGCCCGGCGGTCGACGCCCTGGCCGCGGCGGGCACCACCGGGACGCAGTTCCTCGGCATGCCCCTGTCCGACCTGCCCGGACGCACCCTGGACGCGCCGCGCAGCGACTTCCGCTGGCTGATGATGTCCAACGTCTGCAAACACTGCACCCACGCCGCCTGCCTCGACGTGTGCCCCACCGGGTCGCTGTTCCGCACCGAGTTCGGCACGGTCGTGGTGCAGGAGGACATCTGCAACGGCTGCGGCTACTGCATCCCGGCGTGCCCGTACGGCGTGATCGATCAGCGCAAGGACGACGGCCGGGCCTGGAAGTGCACGATGTGTTACGACCGCATCGGCGACGGTCTCACCCCCGCCTGCGCCAAGGCGTGCCCCACCGAGTCCATCCAGTACGGCGAGCTGGACGAGCTGCGCGCCCGCGCCGCCCACCGCGTGGAGAAGCTGCACGAGCAGGGCGAGAGCAGTGCCCGCCTCTACGGTCACGACCCGGAGGACGGCGTCGGTGGTGACGGCGCGTTCTTCCTGCTCCTCGACGAACCCGAGGTGTACGGCCTGCCCCCGGACCCGGTGGTGACCACCCGCGACCTCCCGGCGATGTGGAAACGTGCCGGCCTGGCCGCGCTGACCATGGCGGCTGCCGCCGTGGTGTCCTTCGCGGGACGGCGCGGATGA
- the fdh gene encoding formate dehydrogenase → MGVRTWIQDWPVYRQLTGTDPLGRGAAAQSGRSKALTARTETADSVARSVCPYCAVGCGQRIFVKDGEIVQIEGDPDSPISKGRLCPKGSASKSLVTSDRRQQKVLYRRPYATAWEELDLDTAMEMIADRVLAAREETWQDKDPDGLALNRTLGFASLGGATLDNEENYLIKKLFTAMGALQIENQARIUHSATVPGLGTSFGRGGATGFLQDLANADCIVIQGSNMAEAHPVGFQYVVDAKKRGAKVFHVDPRFTRTSALADTYVPMRAGADIAFLGGVVNYILSHGKDFREYVLAYTNASTMVSEDFQDTEDLDGLFSGFDPETKAYDQKSWAYAGQQEEGQDEEEAHTDRETASGLEQESHGPPVPADVPRDPTLQDPRCVYQVLKRHYARYTPEFVERTCGVPQDKFLEICEAWTANSGRERTTALVYSVGWTQHSVGVQYIRTGAIIQLLLGNMGRPGGGVMALRGHASIQGSTDIPTLFNLLPGYLPMPHYRQHPGFREWVDAIRHPEQKGFWAEAESYATSLLKAYWGDAATAANDWGYDWLPRLTGDHGTYQQVLDMIDGKIKGYFLLGQNPAVGSAHGKAQRLGMANLDWLVVRDLFMIESATFWKDGPEVATGEIVPEQCRTEVFFMPAASHAEKEGTFTQTQRMLQWREKAVEPPGDCRSELWFFYHLGRLVRERLAGSTLPRDQGILNLTWDYPLSGERGDEPSGEDVLKEINGYDTATGEPVPNFTALKADGSTACGCWIYSGVYKDGVNQAARRKPGSEQDWVAREWGWAWPSDRRTLYNRASADPEGNPWSERKKYVWWDPEAGEAGEWTGYDVPDFEKTKPPSYRPPEDATGVAAIAGDDAFIMQGDGKGWLYAPSGLIDGPLPTHYEPSESPVRNPLYAQQANPTRKVYDRPDNPINPSAPDERTGVFPYVFTTSRLTEHHTAGGMSRQLAYLSELQPEMFVEVSPELAAERGLTHLDWAHVVTARAAIEAKVLVTDRLAPLRIDGRVVHQIWLPYHWGGEGLVTGDSANDLIGITLDPNVLIQESKVGTCDIRPGRRPTGPELLAYVADYRSRAGLRAEET, encoded by the coding sequence ATGGGAGTCCGTACGTGGATCCAGGACTGGCCGGTCTACCGGCAGCTGACCGGCACCGACCCGCTGGGCCGGGGCGCGGCCGCGCAGTCCGGCCGGTCGAAGGCTCTGACCGCCCGGACGGAGACGGCCGACTCGGTCGCCCGGTCGGTGTGCCCCTACTGCGCGGTCGGCTGCGGGCAGCGGATCTTCGTCAAGGACGGCGAGATCGTCCAGATCGAGGGTGACCCGGACAGCCCGATCTCCAAGGGCCGGCTGTGCCCCAAGGGCTCGGCGAGCAAGAGCCTCGTGACCAGCGACCGCCGCCAGCAGAAGGTCCTCTACCGCCGGCCGTACGCCACCGCGTGGGAAGAGCTCGACCTGGACACCGCGATGGAGATGATCGCGGACCGGGTGCTCGCCGCCCGGGAGGAGACCTGGCAGGACAAGGACCCCGACGGGCTGGCGCTCAACCGCACGCTCGGGTTCGCCAGCCTCGGTGGCGCCACCCTCGACAACGAAGAGAACTACCTGATCAAGAAGCTCTTCACCGCGATGGGCGCTCTGCAGATCGAGAACCAGGCGCGTATTTGACACTCCGCCACCGTCCCCGGTCTGGGGACCAGCTTCGGCCGTGGCGGGGCCACCGGATTCCTCCAGGATCTGGCCAACGCAGACTGCATCGTCATCCAGGGCTCCAACATGGCGGAAGCCCATCCGGTCGGCTTCCAGTACGTCGTGGACGCCAAGAAGCGCGGCGCCAAGGTTTTCCACGTGGACCCGCGGTTCACCCGGACGAGCGCGCTCGCTGACACGTACGTGCCGATGCGGGCGGGTGCCGACATCGCGTTCCTGGGTGGTGTCGTCAACTACATCCTCAGCCACGGCAAGGATTTCCGGGAGTACGTGCTCGCCTACACCAATGCATCCACGATGGTCAGTGAGGACTTCCAGGACACCGAGGACCTGGACGGCCTGTTCTCCGGATTCGACCCGGAGACGAAGGCGTACGACCAGAAGAGCTGGGCGTACGCGGGACAGCAGGAGGAGGGCCAGGACGAGGAGGAGGCGCACACCGATCGGGAGACCGCGTCCGGGCTGGAGCAGGAGTCGCACGGCCCGCCGGTGCCCGCCGACGTGCCCCGCGATCCGACGCTGCAGGACCCCCGCTGCGTCTACCAGGTACTCAAGCGGCACTACGCGCGGTACACGCCGGAGTTCGTGGAGCGCACCTGCGGCGTCCCGCAGGACAAGTTCCTCGAGATCTGCGAGGCCTGGACCGCCAACTCCGGCCGCGAACGCACCACGGCGCTGGTCTACTCCGTCGGCTGGACCCAGCACAGCGTCGGTGTGCAGTACATCCGCACCGGCGCGATCATCCAGCTGCTGCTGGGCAACATGGGACGCCCGGGCGGTGGCGTGATGGCGCTGCGCGGGCACGCCAGCATCCAGGGCTCCACGGACATCCCGACGCTGTTCAACCTGCTGCCGGGCTATCTGCCCATGCCGCACTACCGCCAGCACCCGGGCTTCCGCGAGTGGGTGGACGCGATCCGGCACCCCGAGCAGAAGGGCTTCTGGGCCGAGGCCGAGTCGTACGCGACCAGTCTGCTCAAGGCCTACTGGGGTGACGCCGCGACCGCCGCCAACGACTGGGGGTACGACTGGCTGCCCCGCCTGACCGGCGACCACGGCACCTACCAGCAGGTTCTCGACATGATCGACGGCAAGATCAAGGGGTACTTCCTGCTCGGGCAGAACCCGGCCGTCGGGTCCGCGCACGGCAAGGCCCAGCGTCTCGGCATGGCGAACCTCGACTGGCTCGTGGTCCGCGATCTGTTCATGATCGAGAGCGCCACGTTCTGGAAGGACGGCCCGGAGGTCGCCACCGGCGAGATCGTCCCCGAGCAGTGCCGGACGGAGGTGTTCTTCATGCCGGCTGCCTCGCACGCCGAGAAGGAGGGCACCTTCACCCAGACGCAGCGCATGCTGCAGTGGCGCGAGAAGGCCGTCGAGCCGCCGGGCGACTGCCGCTCCGAGCTCTGGTTCTTCTATCACCTGGGCCGCCTGGTCCGGGAGCGCCTGGCCGGGTCCACCCTGCCGCGCGACCAGGGGATCCTCAACCTGACCTGGGATTATCCGCTCTCCGGCGAGCGCGGTGACGAGCCCAGCGGCGAGGACGTGCTCAAGGAGATCAACGGTTACGACACGGCGACCGGGGAGCCGGTGCCGAACTTCACCGCGCTCAAGGCCGACGGTTCCACCGCCTGCGGCTGCTGGATCTACTCCGGTGTCTACAAGGACGGCGTCAACCAGGCGGCCCGGCGCAAGCCCGGATCCGAGCAGGACTGGGTGGCTCGCGAGTGGGGCTGGGCCTGGCCGTCGGACCGGCGCACCCTCTACAACCGCGCGTCGGCCGACCCTGAGGGCAACCCGTGGTCCGAGCGTAAGAAGTACGTGTGGTGGGACCCGGAGGCGGGCGAGGCGGGGGAGTGGACCGGCTACGACGTGCCGGACTTCGAGAAGACCAAACCACCGTCGTACCGGCCGCCGGAGGACGCCACCGGTGTCGCCGCGATCGCCGGCGACGACGCGTTCATCATGCAGGGCGACGGGAAGGGCTGGCTCTACGCGCCCAGCGGTCTCATCGACGGCCCGCTGCCCACGCACTACGAGCCGTCCGAGTCGCCGGTCCGCAACCCGCTCTACGCCCAGCAGGCCAACCCGACGCGCAAGGTCTACGACCGTCCGGACAACCCGATCAACCCCAGCGCGCCGGATGAGCGCACCGGTGTCTTCCCGTACGTGTTCACGACCAGCCGCCTCACCGAGCATCACACCGCCGGGGGCATGAGCCGGCAGCTCGCGTACCTGTCGGAGCTGCAGCCGGAGATGTTCGTGGAGGTCTCACCGGAGCTGGCGGCCGAGCGCGGGCTGACCCACCTGGACTGGGCGCACGTCGTCACCGCCCGCGCCGCGATCGAGGCCAAGGTGCTGGTCACCGACCGCCTCGCCCCGCTGCGCATCGACGGCCGGGTCGTGCACCAGATCTGGCTGCCCTACCACTGGGGTGGCGAGGGCCTGGTCACCGGCGACTCCGCCAACGACCTGATCGGCATCACGCTGGACCCGAACGTGCTGATCCAGGAGAGCAAGGTCGGCACCTGCGACATCCGTCCCGGCCGCCGGCCCACGGGCCCCGAGCTGCTGGCCTACGTCGCGGACTACCGGAGCCGGGCCGGGCTCCGAGCTGAGGAGACCTGA
- a CDS encoding GAF and ANTAR domain-containing protein produces MSMPSKTLDPHTAFAALARINLAETDLDGVLTHVAELAQRTVPGADDVSVTMVHRSTAETAVSTGDRALVLDEWQYREGLGPCLKAAAEKLTVSVPDLASDDRWPDWGAHAVSSGARSSLSVGLPIEDEIDGALNIYSTRRYAFGEDAILLAQTFAGYATVALSNAKRYGSTSDLVRDLQASMTSRAVIEQAKGIIMGRQRCSAEQAFTILTRIAQDRNRDVRDIATAVVARAEGRGGS; encoded by the coding sequence ATGTCCATGCCGTCGAAAACCCTCGACCCCCACACCGCTTTCGCGGCCCTCGCCCGCATCAACCTCGCGGAGACCGACCTCGACGGAGTCCTGACGCACGTCGCCGAGCTGGCGCAGCGCACCGTTCCGGGTGCGGACGACGTCTCGGTGACGATGGTGCACCGGAGCACCGCGGAGACCGCGGTGTCCACCGGTGACCGCGCCCTGGTGCTCGACGAATGGCAGTACCGCGAAGGCCTCGGGCCCTGCCTGAAGGCCGCTGCCGAGAAGTTGACCGTGTCGGTTCCGGACCTCGCCTCCGACGACCGGTGGCCGGACTGGGGCGCGCACGCCGTGTCCTCGGGTGCCCGCAGTTCCCTGTCCGTGGGCCTGCCGATCGAGGACGAGATCGACGGCGCGCTCAACATCTACAGCACCCGCAGGTACGCCTTCGGCGAGGACGCGATCCTGCTCGCGCAGACCTTCGCCGGGTACGCCACCGTCGCCCTGTCCAACGCCAAGCGGTACGGCAGCACCTCGGATCTCGTCCGGGACCTGCAGGCCTCCATGACCAGTCGTGCCGTGATCGAGCAGGCCAAGGGCATCATCATGGGCCGGCAGCGATGTTCGGCCGAGCAGGCCTTCACGATCCTGACCAGGATCGCGCAGGACCGCAATCGGGACGTGCGGGACATCGCCACGGCGGTCGTCGCCCGGGCCGAGGGCCGCGGCGGCTCATGA
- a CDS encoding ANTAR domain-containing protein: protein MSRHPLPPSARPSERSLKECLITLSGTPDEDPATERCLIEIAELTAYLIDAVTCASIDGCPEDNCTASLSVPLFAGRGRPLAALDLRSQDAGGLAPLTASVLAAYEDDLPDTAAMIHDGLCPGAVELVEGLAGAFDVRAIIQQAIGMLIADEGTTADRAYALLRSRVTKPGSSLTSVAAGIVHPGRNLAECD, encoded by the coding sequence ATGTCCCGCCACCCGCTGCCACCGTCGGCTCGTCCCTCCGAACGCAGCCTGAAGGAATGCCTCATCACCCTGTCCGGGACGCCGGACGAGGACCCCGCCACCGAACGCTGCCTGATCGAGATCGCCGAGCTGACCGCGTACCTGATCGACGCGGTCACCTGCGCCTCCATCGACGGATGTCCCGAGGACAACTGCACCGCGTCGCTGTCGGTCCCGCTCTTCGCCGGGCGCGGACGGCCGCTGGCCGCACTTGATCTGCGCAGCCAGGACGCGGGCGGACTGGCACCACTGACCGCCTCGGTCCTGGCGGCCTACGAGGACGATCTCCCCGACACTGCGGCGATGATCCACGACGGCCTGTGCCCGGGCGCGGTGGAACTCGTGGAGGGGCTGGCCGGCGCCTTCGACGTCCGGGCGATCATCCAGCAGGCGATCGGGATGCTCATCGCCGACGAGGGCACGACCGCCGACCGCGCCTACGCCCTGCTGCGCTCGCGGGTCACGAAGCCCGGCAGCAGCTTGACCTCCGTCGCGGCAGGCATCGTCCACCCCGGGCGTAACCTCGCGGAATGCGACTGA